The following are encoded together in the Plasmodium vinckei vinckei genome assembly, chromosome: PVVCY_12 genome:
- a CDS encoding peptidase, putative: MSNNTIVLRKVPPFMNKLEDIYNTCYGGLNKIEKCQFGKPVSRRINGEKLDMYQLYIIHYQVCNKEKLYKISYVQENMNISNSFFDKEYKMYMSDDGEIGCLFNNNDNKLSINLFTNDGNKGSFFFTSINNVSVNDIHKKFFMYESFCSFNSNNTLLLYSAESEDMKLKKENTTFQKSELDALKKLNTGVYTETFGEQYNYSFFYLYLYNLIDNTVKYITVKDITSCFYNPKFIDETSFVCLSYRTVPYRLGIYAFNIRHNDLLLCTLNDPELDITIDGDSTDIKDPDAIGNSGKSKRNNVRCAYIKLSCKSFKHTASPIIIKDKDQIYVACLVIFNKSDEGKQHISEYNLVLIKLEKDETRKNKNKKTNKDVPMEEEKSLIHYENADDIYYEHNNISGLKAEEDRTDNIHVNNNNTNDKINDDVCNYKKTETYILVKEGEYTPYFRGIYTNEIKGYYYPYIFLNTILYCNKIIIAVHMFSKKIYRVLINDIYNENDSSTSIEILCMKENNLLISIRNMLLNDILMYCIFNEQHIKGDFIYLTNLKSYNIDFSTYSNIEKKSDFIYSNINDNSKNLFKILSEIETSVFENKHPYIRRKKPNYNLLYQSEQEYLNDIKDKGVSLSNFNLFNKNNLRNLILYIHGGPYALTYNEYRNIYIFFAACGFDVLCVNYIGSLTYTDKPNILNGFVNSIEINDIMAVLQSFSKNFGDYENIYLYGGSYGGFAACSLLTKSNIFKSGCIINGVYEWILSAYSSDSPDYFVNMTTNKNAEYDCVFDKHDYAMIYEMSPINYAQNIKAPVLIICSTNDKRVTHNNGIALYNRLRALKKKTKLFLFEGANHSIDNYHYDETMLMNVILWFYDYDTKKKK; the protein is encoded by the coding sequence ATGAGTAATAATACAATTGTATTAAGAAAAGTTCCCCCGTTTATGAACAAGCTCgaggatatatataacacatGCTATGGGGGGTTAAacaaaatagaaaaatgcCAATTTGGGAAGCCAGTATCAAGAAGAATAAATGGGGAAAAATTAGATATGTATcaattgtatataatacattatCAGGTAtgtaataaagaaaaattgtataaaatatctTATGTTCAAGagaatatgaatataagtaatagtttttttgataaagaatataaaatgtatatgtCTGATGATGGGGAAATAGGATgcttatttaataataatgataataaattatcgATAAACTTATTTACAAATGACGGAAATAAAggatcttttttttttacatctataaataatgtatctgtaaatgatatacataaaaaattttttatgtatgaATCATTTTGCTCATTTAATTCTAATAAcactttattattatatagtgCTGAAAGTGAAGatatgaaattaaaaaaagaaaacacTACATTTCAAAAGTCAGAGTTAGATGcattaaaaaagttaaataCTGGGGTGTATACAGAAACATTTGGAGAGCAATAcaattattcttttttttatttatatctatataacTTAATAGATAATACTGTTAAATACATCACTGTAAAAGATATCACAAGCTGTTTTTATAATCCTAAATTTATCGATGAAACATCTTTTGTTTGCTTATCTTATAGAACTGTACCATATAGATTAGGCATATATGCCTTTAACATCAGACACaatgatttattattatgcaCACTTAACGATCCCGAACTTGATATCACAATAGATGGAGACAGCACTGATATAAAGGATCCTGATGCAATTGGTAATAGCGGGAAGAGCAAGAGAAATAATGTACggtgtgcatatataaaattgtcGTGTAAAAGTTTTAAACATACTGCTTCAccaattattataaaagataaagaTCAAATATATGTTGCATGTTTagtcatttttaataaaagtgACGAAGGTAAACAACACATTAGTGAATACAATTTagtattaattaaattagaAAAAGACGAaacaagaaaaaataaaaacaaaaaaactAATAAAGATGTTCCTATGGAAGAAGAAAAATCTTTAATACATTACGAAAATGCTGATGACATTTATTATGAGCATAACAATATTAGCGGTTTAAAGGCAGAAGAAGACCGCACTGATAACATCCATGTGAACAATAATAACACCAATGACAAAATCAATGATGATGTATgcaattataaaaaaacagaaacatatatattagttAAAGAAGGTGAATATACACCATATTTTAGAGGTATATATACTAACGAGATTAAAGGATATTACtatccatatatttttttaaatactattttatattgtaataaaataattattgcTGTTCATatgttttcaaaaaaaatatatcgcgtacttataaatgatatatataatgaaaatgattcAAGCACAAGCATTGAAATATTGTGtatgaaagaaaataatttattaattagtATAAGAAATATGTTACTAAACGATATATTAATGTATTGCATATTTAATGAACAGCATATTAAAGGGgattttatttatcttacaaatttaaaaagcTATAATATAGATTTCTCAACATATAgcaatatagaaaaaaaaagtgattttatttattcaaacATTAATGATAACtctaaaaatttatttaaaatattaagtgAAATCGAAACTTCagtttttgaaaataagcATCCTTATATTAGAAGAAAGAAACCAAACTATAATTTGCTTTATCAAAGTGAGcaagaatatttaaatgatattaaaGATAAAGGTGTATCATTATcgaattttaatttatttaataaaaataatttaagaAATTTAATTCTATATATCCATGGAGGGCCATATGCTTTAACCTATAACgaatatagaaatatatatattttttttgcagcATGCGGTTTTGATGTTTTGTGTGTTAATTATATAGGATCACTAACCTATACGGATAAgccaaatatattaaatgggTTTGTAAATAGTATTGAAATTAATGACATAATGGCAGTCTTGCAAAgtttttctaaaaattttggagattatgaaaatatttatttatatggtGGTTCTTATGGTGGATTTGCTGCATGCTctttattaacaaaatcaaatatttttaaaagtgGATGTATTATTAATGGAGTATATGAATGGATATTATCCGCATACTCAAGTGATTCACCcgattattttgtaaatatgacaacaaataaaaatgcagAATATGATTGCGTTTTTGATAAGCATGATTATGCAATGATATATGAAATGTCACCTATTAATTATGCTCAAAATATCAAAGCTCctgttttaattatttgcTCAACAAATGATAAGCGGGTTACTCATAATAACGGTATAGctttatataatagattaagagcattaaaaaaaaaaacaaaattatttttatttgaaggGGCAAATCATTCCATTGATAACTATCATTATGATGAAACGATGCTTATGAATGTAATTTTGTGGTTTTATGATTACGACACTAAGAAGAAAAAGTAA
- a CDS encoding protein kinase, putative has product MGILYSSKEKDTKYFHRGYLIDSDTNVNNKTKEYPCVFLKSGEKRSVKKIDKNVFKGEILNSLLKLRTYTYKNDSSLPKYLLKTYNIYGDDDFSYVIFENCTGGFFFDILKDNHVINENILAEWFYQILTALNFLEKKNIYHGNLNGYCIYFKDKTRKEIRVSLLSVNSRYDNIDEKGDLYGLYFIRSPQEIKKLYHDKNNSWYVGMLLYFILHGTYPFLNNNVLTNYYNIIKNDIPFVTLKSEHKYYTNLMYDFLKSALEKDYDTRLSVEGLLNHPWIKKKGEHPIREILDENTRKMGINQLKAIEQNMDIIYKFNNI; this is encoded by the exons ATGGGAATTCTATATTCATCCAAAGAGAAagatacaaaatatttccaTAGAGGGTACTTAATAGATTCCGATacaaatgtaaataataaaacaaaagagTATCCTTGTGTTTTTTTGAAAAGTGGAGAAAAAAGATCGGTAAAGAAAatagataaaaatgtatttaaagGAGAAATTTTGAATTCTTTACTTAAATTAAGAACTtacacatataaaaatgattcaAGCTTAccaaaatatttactaaaaacatataacaTTTATGGAGATGATGACTTTTCTTATGTTATCTTTGAAAATTGCAC GGGCGGATTCTTTTTTGACATACTAAAAGACAATCATGTAATTAACGAGAATATATTAGCTGAATGGttttatcaaatattaaccgctcttaattttttagaaaaaaaaaatatatatcatggaaatttaaatggatactgtatatattttaaggATAAGACAAGAAAGGAGATAAGAGTAAGCTTATTAAGTGTAAATAGCCGTTATGACAATATTGATGAAAAAGGTGACTTATAtggattatattttattagatCTCCccaagaaataaaaaaattatatcatgataaaaataattcatggTATGTAGGAATGctattgtattttattttacatggGACATATCCATttctaaataataatgtcttaacaaattattataatattataaaaaatgatattccTTTTGTGACCTTAAAATCGGagcataaatattatactaATCTTATGTACGATTTTCTTAAAAGTGCCTTAGAAAAGGATTATGATACGAGGCTATCAGTAGAGGGATTACTAAATCATCCTTGGATAAAAA AAAAAGGAGAGCACCCTATACGTGAAATCTTGGATGAAAATACCCGaaa GATGGGAATAAACCAATTAAAAGCCATAGAACAAAATATGGACATCATTTACAAATTCAACAATATATaa